Proteins encoded in a region of the Pangasianodon hypophthalmus isolate fPanHyp1 chromosome 21, fPanHyp1.pri, whole genome shotgun sequence genome:
- the glula gene encoding glutamate-ammonia ligase (glutamine synthase) a, with translation MATSASSQLSKVVKRQYMELPQGDKVQVMYVWIDGTGEGLRCKTRTLDCEPKSIEDLPEWNFDGSSTYQSEGSNSDMYLIPSAMFRDPFRKDPNKLVLCEVLKYNRKPAETNHRMTCKKVMQMVEEQTPWFGMEQEYTILGTDGHPFGWPSNGFPGPQGPYYCGVGADKAYGRDIVEAHYRACLYAGVNICGTNAEVMPAQWEFQVGPCEGINMGDHLWVARFILHRVCEDFGVVASFDPKPIPGNWNGAGCHTNFSTKEMREEGGLKCIEECIEKLAKRHNYHIRAYDPKGGLDNARRLTGRHETSNIHEFSAGVANRGASIRIPRAVGQEKKGYFEDRRPSANCDPYAVTEALIRTCLLSEDGDEPVDY, from the exons ATGGCGACGTCGGCCAGCTCGCAGCTCAGCAAGGTGGTGAAGCGACAGTACATGGAGCTTCCGCAAGGGGACAAAGTGCAGGTCATGTACGTCTGGATCGACGGCACGGGGGAGGGACTGCGCTGCAAGACCAGGACGCTCGACTGCGAGCCGAAGAGCATCGAGG ATCTTCCTGAGTGGAACTTTGATGGTTCCAGCACCTACCAGTCGGAGGGTTCCAACAGCGACATGTATCTCATCCCCTCGGCCATGTTCAGAGATCCGTTCCGCAAAGACCCCAACAAGCTGGTCCTGTGTGAAGTTCTGAAATACAACCGCAAACCTGCCG AAACCAACCATCGCATGACGTGTAAGAAGGTCATGCAGATGGTGGAGGAGCAGACCCCGTGGTTTGGCATGGAGCAGGAGTACACCATCCTGGGAACAGACGGTCACCCGTTCGGCTGGCCTTCCAACGGCTTCCCCGGTCCTCAGG GACCTTACTACTGTGGAGTCGGAGCAGACAAAGCGTACGGCAGGGATATCGTCGAAGCCCACTACAGAGCGTGTCTGTACGCCGGCGTGAATATCTGCGGCACGAACGCCGAAGTCATGCCAGCTCAG TGGGAGTTCCAGGTGGGGCCGTGCGAGGGCATCAACATGGGAGATCACCTGTGGGTGGCTCGTTTCATCCTGCACAGAGTGTGTGAAGACTTCGGCGTCGTCGCCTCGTTCGACCCCAAACCCATCCCGGGGAACTGGAACGGTGCGGGCTGTCACACCAACTTCAGCACTAAGGAGATGCGGGAAGAAGGCGGCCTCAA atgcATTGAGGAATGTATTGAGAAACTGGCGAAGAGACACAACTACCACATCCGTGCCTACGACCCTAAAGGAGGTCTGGACAACGCTCGCCGCCTGACAGGCCGCCACGAGACCTCCAACATCCACGAGTTCTCCGCCGGCGTCGCCAATCGCGGCGCCAGCATCCGCATCCCTCGCGCCGTGGGCCAGGAGAAGAAGGGATACTTCGAAGACCGTCGCCCGAGCGCTAACTGCGACCCGTACGCCGTCACCGAAGCCCTCATACGCACGTGTCTGCTCAGCGAAGACGGAGACGAACCCGTGGACtattag